Proteins found in one Hypericibacter terrae genomic segment:
- the cobI gene encoding precorrin-2 C(20)-methyltransferase: MSANSAFGTVWGLGLGPGDPELVTIKAAAILKRAAVIAYPAPEDGDSFARTIAAPHLPGGQKEIAIRMNLGDGAFPKDDIYDHAATAILAESKAGREVAVLCEGDPFFYGSFQYLYGRLSGRCPVRIVPGVSSLMACADAAGMPLTARNDVLSVIPAPLPEAEIARRLEDCEAAAIMKLGRHLGKVRRVLQKMDLVDRTRYVERATLGSEKVMALAEMHGESAPYFSMLLVHKRAEAWGNRSMAATSRGEVS, from the coding sequence ATGAGCGCGAACAGCGCCTTCGGCACGGTCTGGGGTTTGGGCTTGGGGCCCGGCGATCCCGAGCTGGTGACGATCAAGGCGGCCGCGATCCTGAAGCGGGCGGCCGTGATCGCCTATCCGGCGCCCGAGGACGGCGACAGCTTCGCGCGCACGATCGCGGCGCCGCATCTGCCGGGCGGCCAGAAGGAGATCGCCATCCGCATGAATCTGGGCGACGGGGCCTTCCCGAAGGACGATATCTACGACCACGCCGCTACGGCGATCCTGGCGGAATCGAAGGCCGGCCGCGAGGTCGCGGTGTTGTGCGAAGGCGATCCCTTCTTCTATGGCTCGTTCCAATATCTCTATGGCCGCCTCTCCGGCCGCTGCCCGGTCCGGATCGTGCCGGGCGTGTCCTCGCTGATGGCCTGCGCCGACGCGGCGGGCATGCCGCTCACGGCGCGCAACGACGTGCTGAGCGTGATCCCGGCCCCGCTGCCCGAAGCCGAAATCGCGCGCCGGCTCGAGGATTGCGAGGCCGCCGCCATCATGAAGCTGGGGCGGCATCTGGGCAAAGTCCGGCGAGTGTTGCAGAAAATGGACCTGGTCGATCGCACGCGCTATGTCGAGCGCGCGACGCTCGGCAGTGAGAAAGTGATGGCACTCGCGGAAATGCATGGCGAAAGCGCTCCCTATTTCTCCATGCTGTTGGTGCATAAGCGGGCGGAGGCCTGGGGCAACCGTTCGATGGCGGCGACGAGTCGGGGAGAGGTTTCGTGA
- the cbiE gene encoding precorrin-6y C5,15-methyltransferase (decarboxylating) subunit CbiE, which yields MSRWLSVIGLTERGLDGLTAEARALIDQAELIVGGERHLALVPAGKAERQTWQSPLRLTIEEILRWRGRPVVVLASGDPMWFGVGVTLARRVAPDEMRVLPQVSAFTLAASRLGWSLSDTDCLTLHGRPLDLLNGSVFPGARLLMLTDDGAAPALIARRLTELGYGASRVVALEHMDGPAEAAIESRAADWGDRQTADLNTVAVECRAEPGTAMTARTPGLPDDAFAHDGQLTKREIRAAALAKLMPLPGALLWDVGAGCGSIAIEWMRAARGARAIAIESDAERVALIEANMRKLGTPKLQIVTGKAPAALEGLAQPTAIFLGGGVSTVGLIERCWAALPSGGRLVAHAVTVESEARLAGFRAVCAGELTRIAIQRAEPIGPHLAWRPLMPVTQLSAVKP from the coding sequence ATGAGCCGCTGGCTCTCGGTCATCGGATTGACGGAGCGCGGGCTCGACGGGCTCACGGCCGAGGCGCGGGCGCTGATTGACCAGGCCGAGCTGATCGTTGGCGGCGAGCGTCATCTGGCGCTGGTGCCGGCGGGCAAGGCCGAGCGCCAGACATGGCAGAGCCCGCTGAGGCTCACCATCGAGGAGATCCTGCGCTGGCGCGGGCGCCCGGTCGTGGTGCTCGCCAGCGGCGATCCGATGTGGTTCGGCGTGGGCGTCACCCTCGCGCGTCGCGTGGCGCCCGACGAGATGCGGGTGCTGCCGCAGGTCTCGGCCTTCACCCTGGCCGCGTCCCGGCTCGGCTGGTCGCTCTCCGACACGGATTGCCTGACCCTGCATGGAAGGCCGCTCGATCTGCTGAACGGCTCGGTGTTTCCGGGCGCCAGGCTGCTGATGCTGACCGACGATGGCGCCGCGCCCGCATTGATCGCACGTCGATTGACGGAGCTCGGCTACGGCGCCAGCCGCGTGGTGGCGCTCGAACATATGGACGGGCCCGCCGAGGCGGCAATCGAAAGCCGGGCCGCCGACTGGGGCGACCGGCAGACGGCGGACCTCAACACCGTCGCGGTCGAATGCCGGGCCGAGCCCGGCACCGCGATGACGGCGCGAACTCCGGGCCTGCCCGACGATGCCTTCGCCCATGACGGCCAGCTCACCAAGCGCGAGATCCGGGCCGCGGCGCTGGCGAAGCTGATGCCGCTGCCGGGCGCCTTGCTGTGGGATGTCGGCGCCGGCTGCGGCTCGATCGCGATCGAATGGATGCGCGCGGCGCGCGGCGCCAGGGCCATCGCCATCGAGAGCGACGCCGAGCGCGTCGCCCTGATCGAGGCCAATATGCGCAAACTCGGGACGCCGAAGCTTCAGATCGTGACGGGCAAGGCGCCCGCCGCGCTCGAGGGACTGGCACAGCCGACCGCGATCTTCCTCGGCGGTGGTGTCTCGACCGTCGGCCTGATCGAACGCTGCTGGGCCGCACTGCCCTCCGGCGGCAGGCTCGTGGCCCATGCCGTGACGGTCGAGAGCGAGGCGCGGCTTGCGGGTTTCCGTGCGGTCTGCGCGGGCGAGCTGACACGCATCGCGATCCAGCGCGCCGAGCCGATCGGCCCGCATCTGGCCTGGCGGCCGCTGATGCCGGTCACGCAATTGTCGGCAGTGAAGCCATGA
- the cobM gene encoding precorrin-4 C(11)-methyltransferase codes for MTVHFIGAGPGDPDLITVKGRKLIEHCPVQLYAGSLVPEAVVAYAPKGALVVDTAPLTLDEIVAYMKTAHEKGQDVARVHSGDPSIYGAIAEQMRRLDALGIDYDVTPGVPAFAAAAALLKTELTLPEVSQTIIITRTEGKASPMPKGEELAALGASRATLAIHLSVRNIHLVVSELTPHYGADCPVVVVFRVGWPDAAVLRGTLGTIRDRVKASKITRTALIFVGRVFENDSFSESRLYHPGHQHILRPGQKAAAKKARTRAAAAGKESPVPE; via the coding sequence ATGACGGTTCACTTCATCGGCGCCGGCCCGGGCGACCCCGATCTCATCACCGTCAAGGGCCGCAAGCTGATCGAGCACTGCCCGGTGCAGCTCTATGCGGGCTCGCTGGTGCCCGAGGCCGTGGTCGCCTATGCGCCCAAGGGCGCGCTGGTGGTGGATACGGCACCGCTGACGCTCGACGAGATCGTCGCCTATATGAAGACGGCCCATGAGAAGGGCCAGGATGTCGCCCGGGTCCATTCCGGCGATCCCTCGATCTATGGGGCGATCGCCGAGCAGATGCGCCGGCTCGACGCGCTCGGCATCGATTACGACGTGACGCCGGGCGTGCCGGCCTTCGCGGCCGCCGCGGCTCTGCTCAAGACCGAGCTCACTTTGCCCGAGGTGAGCCAGACCATCATCATCACCCGCACCGAAGGCAAGGCCTCGCCGATGCCCAAGGGCGAGGAGCTCGCGGCGCTGGGGGCCTCGCGCGCCACGTTGGCGATCCATCTTTCGGTGCGCAACATCCATCTCGTGGTGTCGGAGCTGACGCCGCATTACGGCGCCGACTGTCCGGTGGTGGTGGTGTTCCGCGTCGGCTGGCCCGATGCCGCCGTCCTTCGCGGCACGCTCGGCACCATTCGCGATCGGGTCAAGGCCAGCAAGATCACGCGCACCGCGCTGATCTTCGTCGGCCGCGTCTTCGAGAACGACTCCTTCTCGGAGAGCCGGCTCTATCATCCCGGGCATCAGCATATCCTGCGCCCGGGCCAGAAGGCCGCGGCCAAGAAGGCCAGAACCCGCGCCGCCGCGGCAGGAAAAGAATCGCCAGTTCCCGAGTGA
- the cobJ gene encoding precorrin-3B C(17)-methyltransferase, with product MSVPGIVLLTANALGVAHRIRDALGGAELFGYAPRVEAVDVTFSDVEMQLAELFEGGRPIIGICAAGILIRKLAPLLDDKRSEPPVIAVAEDGSSIVPLLGGHHGANEMARRIAAALGGHAAVTTAGDLRFGIGIDEPPSGWRLGNPEMAKRIMAGLLAGEPVRLEIDAARDDADWLKRLPFDARGQLAIRATIKTEAPRGDTLLVHPATLVLGIGCDRGAPPEEAIALARQTLSAAGLSPNSVACVASIALKAGEPAVHAVAASLGVPARFFPAERLEAETPRLANPSDVVFKETGCHGVAEGAALAGVGEAGRLLAPKRKTGRVTCAIAEAPRLVDPMQLGRGRGRLAIVGIGPGSTESRTAGAEAALREADEVVGYGLYLDLVAPLIAGKTRHDFPLGEETERVRKALDLAAEGKHVALVSSGDAGIYAMGALVFELIETGANPDWERIEVRGLPGVSAMQAAASLAGAPLGHDFCAISLSDLLTPWDVIERRLKAAAAGDFVVALYNPVSQRRRDQLVKAKAFLLEGRPGSVPVVLARNLGREGETVTVTTLEALTPDQVDMLTVVLIGSSQSRAIARPDGGQWVYTPRGYAAKRGADIPDAPPLIRKEGAAQ from the coding sequence GTGAGCGTGCCGGGGATCGTTCTGCTGACGGCCAATGCGCTGGGCGTCGCCCATCGCATCCGCGACGCGCTGGGTGGAGCCGAGCTCTTCGGCTATGCGCCGCGCGTCGAGGCGGTCGATGTCACCTTCTCCGATGTCGAGATGCAGCTGGCCGAGTTGTTCGAGGGCGGTCGTCCCATCATCGGGATCTGCGCCGCGGGAATCCTGATCCGCAAGCTGGCGCCGCTGCTCGACGACAAGCGCAGCGAGCCGCCGGTGATCGCGGTCGCCGAGGATGGCAGCAGCATAGTGCCGCTCCTGGGCGGGCATCACGGCGCCAACGAGATGGCGCGGCGGATCGCGGCGGCGCTGGGCGGCCATGCCGCCGTGACGACGGCGGGCGATCTGCGCTTCGGCATCGGCATCGACGAGCCGCCTTCGGGCTGGCGCCTCGGCAATCCCGAGATGGCGAAGCGCATCATGGCGGGATTGCTGGCGGGCGAGCCGGTCCGGCTCGAGATCGATGCGGCGCGCGACGATGCCGACTGGCTGAAGCGCCTGCCGTTCGACGCGCGCGGTCAGCTGGCGATCCGCGCGACGATCAAGACCGAAGCGCCGCGTGGCGACACACTGCTGGTCCATCCGGCGACGCTGGTGCTGGGCATCGGCTGCGATCGCGGCGCGCCGCCCGAGGAGGCGATCGCGCTGGCGCGCCAGACGCTGTCGGCTGCCGGGCTGTCGCCGAATTCGGTCGCCTGCGTCGCCTCGATCGCGCTCAAGGCGGGCGAGCCTGCGGTTCATGCGGTGGCAGCCTCGCTGGGTGTGCCGGCGCGCTTCTTCCCGGCCGAGCGGCTCGAGGCCGAGACGCCGCGCCTCGCCAATCCGTCGGATGTCGTGTTCAAGGAGACCGGCTGCCATGGCGTGGCAGAAGGCGCGGCCCTGGCCGGGGTGGGCGAAGCCGGCCGCCTTCTGGCGCCCAAGCGCAAGACGGGCCGCGTGACATGCGCCATCGCCGAAGCGCCGCGCCTCGTCGATCCGATGCAGCTCGGGCGCGGGCGCGGGCGACTCGCGATCGTCGGTATCGGACCGGGCTCGACCGAAAGCCGCACCGCAGGCGCCGAAGCGGCGCTGCGCGAGGCCGACGAGGTTGTCGGTTATGGACTTTATCTCGACCTGGTGGCGCCGCTGATCGCCGGCAAGACGCGCCATGATTTTCCGCTGGGCGAGGAAACCGAACGCGTGCGCAAGGCGCTCGATCTGGCGGCCGAGGGCAAGCATGTGGCGCTGGTGAGCTCGGGCGATGCCGGCATCTATGCGATGGGTGCCCTCGTGTTCGAGCTGATCGAAACCGGCGCCAATCCCGATTGGGAACGGATCGAAGTCAGGGGATTGCCCGGCGTGTCGGCGATGCAGGCCGCGGCCTCGCTCGCGGGCGCGCCCCTGGGTCATGATTTCTGCGCGATCTCGCTGAGCGATCTGCTGACGCCCTGGGATGTCATCGAACGGCGGCTCAAGGCCGCCGCCGCCGGCGACTTCGTCGTGGCGCTCTATAACCCGGTGTCGCAGCGCCGGCGCGACCAGCTGGTGAAGGCGAAGGCGTTCCTGCTCGAAGGCCGGCCCGGCAGCGTGCCGGTGGTGCTGGCGCGCAATCTGGGACGGGAGGGCGAGACGGTCACGGTCACGACGCTCGAGGCCCTGACACCGGATCAGGTCGACATGCTGACCGTGGTGCTGATCGGCTCGAGTCAGAGCCGGGCGATCGCGCGCCCCGATGGCGGGCAATGGGTCTATACGCCGCGCGGCTATGCCGCCAAGCGCGGCGCCGACATCCCCGACGCGCCGCCGCTGATCCGCAAGGAAGGGGCTGCGCAATGA
- a CDS encoding precorrin-8X methylmutase — protein sequence MAIYRYERDPQAIYRESFARIEAEAGPALAALPRDLARVAVRLIHACGMTDLVEDLAATPDLVEASCRALGKGAPILCDAAMVASGIMRRHLPNGVEIVAAIDLPGVRERAAEIGNTRSAAAMDLLGERLDGALVAIGNAPTALFRLLEMIELDGIRPAAILGFPVGFVGAAESKDALIAADLGIPYLTLRGRRGGSALAAAAVNALILPEGEAS from the coding sequence ATGGCGATCTATCGCTATGAGCGCGACCCCCAGGCGATCTATCGGGAGTCCTTCGCGCGCATCGAGGCGGAGGCGGGCCCAGCTCTGGCCGCCTTGCCGCGCGACCTCGCACGCGTCGCGGTGCGGCTCATCCATGCCTGCGGCATGACCGATCTGGTCGAGGATCTGGCGGCGACGCCGGATCTGGTCGAGGCGAGCTGCAGGGCCTTGGGCAAGGGCGCGCCGATCCTTTGCGATGCGGCAATGGTGGCCTCGGGCATCATGCGCCGTCATCTGCCGAACGGCGTCGAGATCGTGGCGGCGATCGATCTGCCGGGCGTCAGGGAACGCGCGGCCGAGATCGGCAATACCCGGTCGGCCGCGGCGATGGATCTGCTCGGCGAGCGGCTCGATGGCGCGCTGGTGGCCATCGGCAACGCACCCACGGCTCTGTTCCGCCTGCTCGAGATGATCGAGCTCGACGGCATCAGGCCGGCGGCAATCCTGGGCTTCCCCGTGGGCTTCGTCGGCGCCGCCGAATCCAAGGACGCGCTGATCGCGGCCGATCTCGGCATTCCCTATCTCACCCTGCGTGGCCGGCGCGGCGGCTCGGCATTGGCGGCCGCCGCGGTCAATGCGCTGATCCTGCCCGAAGGAGAGGCATCATGA
- a CDS encoding alpha-ketoacid dehydrogenase subunit beta: MTAATQTRPQAGDAGAANRAKRNLTIAKAMAEAIAQEMRQDPAVLVMGEDIGRLGGVFGNTRGLIEEFGPERIRDTPISETAFIGGAVGMAAVGMKPIVELMFVDFFGVCMDAIYNLAAKNCYFSGGQMPLPMVIMTSCGGGYSDAGQHSQCLYGTFAHLPGLKVVVPSNAFDAKGLLLAAIRDPNPVIYMFHKALQGMGWLGTVKGAITDVPEDDYVLPIGRAAVVRPGRDVTLVGFGNTLHHALDAAGDLAGEGIEAEVIDLRSIVPLDRETILASVRRTGRLVVVDDDYQSFGVSAEIIATATEGAFSALKAAPRRVAFPDIPIPFSPALERPLMPDAAKVAAAGRLACKER, from the coding sequence ATGACCGCCGCGACCCAGACCAGGCCGCAAGCCGGCGATGCCGGTGCCGCCAACCGCGCCAAGCGCAACCTCACCATCGCCAAGGCCATGGCCGAGGCGATCGCGCAGGAGATGCGCCAGGATCCTGCCGTGCTGGTGATGGGTGAGGATATCGGCCGGCTCGGCGGCGTGTTCGGCAACACCCGCGGGCTGATCGAGGAGTTCGGCCCGGAACGCATTCGCGACACGCCGATCTCGGAGACCGCCTTCATCGGCGGTGCAGTGGGCATGGCCGCCGTCGGCATGAAGCCGATCGTCGAGCTGATGTTCGTCGACTTCTTCGGCGTCTGCATGGATGCGATCTACAATCTCGCCGCCAAGAACTGCTATTTCTCGGGCGGCCAGATGCCGCTGCCGATGGTGATCATGACCTCCTGCGGCGGCGGTTACAGCGACGCGGGTCAGCATTCGCAATGCCTCTACGGCACCTTCGCCCATCTGCCGGGCCTCAAGGTGGTCGTGCCGTCCAATGCCTTTGACGCCAAGGGCCTGCTGCTGGCGGCGATCCGCGATCCCAATCCCGTTATCTACATGTTCCACAAGGCGCTCCAGGGAATGGGCTGGCTCGGCACCGTCAAGGGCGCCATCACCGACGTGCCCGAGGACGACTATGTCCTGCCGATCGGACGCGCCGCCGTGGTCCGTCCTGGCCGCGACGTGACCCTGGTGGGGTTCGGCAACACGCTCCATCACGCGCTCGACGCCGCGGGCGATCTCGCGGGCGAGGGCATCGAGGCCGAGGTGATCGATCTGCGCAGCATCGTGCCGCTCGACCGCGAGACCATCCTGGCCTCGGTGCGACGCACCGGACGGCTGGTGGTGGTGGATGACGACTATCAGAGCTTCGGCGTTTCGGCCGAGATCATCGCGACCGCCACCGAAGGCGCCTTCAGCGCGCTCAAGGCCGCGCCGCGGCGCGTCGCCTTCCCCGACATCCCGATTCCCTTCAGCCCGGCCCTCGAGCGCCCGCTGATGCCGGACGCGGCCAAGGTCGCAGCGGCGGGCCGCCTGGCATGCAAGGAACGCTGA
- a CDS encoding sirohydrochlorin chelatase, which yields MNKIGVMVCGHGSRDDEAIAEFASVAAGIAQRLPQYPVSSGFLEFARPVIRDGLDELRAKGCDRILAIPGMLFAAGHVKNDVPSVLNEYAARHDGLTISYGRELAVESKLLQAAGQRIEEAERRSPNKVAREDTLLMVVGRGTSDSDANSNITKVARMLWEGMGFGWSEVCYSGVTFPLVGPGLEHAVKLGYKRIIVFPYFLFTGVLVKRIYHVTDQMAERHPEIEFLKASYLNDHPFVLDCFAERVEEILVGQNNMNCGLCKYREQVLGFEAEVGLPQQSHHHHVEGIGTNKDAPANGSLLPLKPVADHPHDHGHGHDHDHGHDDAHGHDHDHGHTHVPHPHANHRHGPQRRNPETLD from the coding sequence ATGAACAAGATCGGCGTGATGGTATGCGGTCATGGCAGCCGCGACGACGAGGCGATCGCCGAATTCGCCTCGGTCGCGGCCGGCATCGCGCAACGCCTGCCGCAGTATCCGGTCAGCAGCGGATTCCTCGAATTTGCGCGGCCGGTCATCCGCGACGGACTCGACGAACTGCGGGCGAAGGGTTGCGACCGGATCCTGGCCATCCCGGGCATGCTCTTTGCCGCGGGCCATGTGAAGAACGATGTGCCCTCGGTCCTGAACGAGTATGCCGCGCGCCATGACGGGCTCACGATCAGTTACGGCCGCGAGCTCGCGGTCGAGAGCAAGCTGCTGCAGGCCGCGGGCCAGCGCATCGAGGAAGCCGAGCGGCGCTCGCCGAACAAGGTCGCCCGCGAGGACACGCTGCTGATGGTGGTCGGGCGCGGCACCTCCGATTCCGACGCCAATTCCAACATCACCAAGGTCGCGCGCATGCTGTGGGAGGGCATGGGCTTCGGCTGGAGCGAGGTCTGCTACAGCGGCGTCACCTTCCCGCTGGTCGGCCCCGGCCTCGAGCATGCGGTCAAGCTCGGTTACAAGCGGATCATCGTATTCCCTTACTTCCTTTTCACCGGCGTGCTGGTGAAGCGGATCTATCACGTCACCGACCAGATGGCCGAGCGCCATCCGGAGATCGAGTTCCTCAAGGCCAGCTATCTCAACGACCATCCCTTCGTGCTGGATTGTTTCGCCGAGCGGGTCGAGGAGATCCTGGTCGGGCAGAACAACATGAATTGCGGGCTCTGCAAATATCGCGAGCAGGTGCTTGGCTTCGAGGCCGAGGTCGGGCTGCCGCAGCAGAGCCATCACCATCACGTCGAAGGCATCGGCACCAACAAGGACGCGCCCGCGAACGGGAGTCTGCTGCCTCTGAAGCCGGTTGCCGACCATCCTCACGATCATGGGCATGGCCACGATCACGATCATGGGCACGACGACGCTCACGGGCATGACCATGATCACGGCCATACCCATGTGCCGCATCCCCATGCCAATCACCGGCATGGGCCGCAGCGGCGCAATCCCGAAACGCTGGACTGA
- a CDS encoding lipoate--protein ligase family protein, whose amino-acid sequence MTSPFPPADPTPPGVGRWRFEIERDAAPAAERLRAEEALLERVRDGEPPTCGIWQAARAIVVPRPWTDLPAFAEAAAGMEARGWPVLPRLSGGTPVPQMPGVLNLSFVYPVASNLWSLEAAYRHLVEPLRHATRDFGVEAEVGEVTGSLCAGRFDLAIGGRKFVGTAQRRRSGGRPGLTVILAHATLWIAPDLDLACAAVADFLTALGRPVDFRPETMTTLAAELGPSRPADRLIAEFTDALRRVIDDARPP is encoded by the coding sequence ATGACGTCCCCTTTCCCGCCCGCGGATCCGACGCCGCCCGGCGTCGGCCGCTGGCGGTTCGAGATCGAGCGCGACGCCGCGCCGGCGGCCGAGAGGCTGCGCGCCGAGGAGGCGCTGCTGGAGCGCGTCCGCGACGGCGAGCCGCCGACCTGCGGGATCTGGCAGGCTGCCCGCGCCATCGTCGTGCCCCGTCCTTGGACCGATCTTCCCGCCTTTGCCGAGGCCGCGGCCGGCATGGAGGCGCGCGGCTGGCCGGTGCTCCCCCGGCTTTCGGGCGGCACACCGGTCCCGCAGATGCCAGGGGTCCTCAATCTGTCCTTCGTCTATCCCGTCGCGTCGAACCTCTGGTCGCTGGAGGCGGCTTACCGTCATCTGGTTGAACCCCTGCGTCACGCCACGCGGGACTTCGGTGTCGAAGCCGAGGTGGGCGAGGTCACCGGCAGCCTCTGTGCCGGCCGCTTCGATCTCGCCATCGGCGGACGAAAATTCGTCGGCACCGCCCAGCGGCGGCGTTCTGGCGGCCGCCCCGGGCTGACGGTCATCCTCGCCCATGCAACCCTCTGGATCGCGCCGGACCTCGACCTTGCCTGCGCGGCCGTCGCCGATTTCCTCACCGCGCTGGGCCGGCCCGTCGACTTCCGCCCTGAGACCATGACCACGCTTGCGGCTGAGCTGGGTCCATCCAGGCCGGCTGACCGTCTGATCGCCGAATTCACCGATGCGCTTCGACGCGTCATCGACGATGCGCGACCGCCTTAG
- a CDS encoding 2,4'-dihydroxyacetophenone dioxygenase family protein, with amino-acid sequence MSDVNPPDLLCRTADMAWINFGPGIDYKVLRTSAETGVWTVIFSCAKGSSFPPHFHHGAGEYLLTKGVMDYRAGVAHAGDYGYEPLGVYHERTEFHEDSELLFTNHGPIAFINPDQSIAMILDWKYFADKAREQTRAAA; translated from the coding sequence CCGCACGGCCGACATGGCCTGGATCAATTTCGGCCCCGGCATCGACTACAAGGTGCTGCGCACCAGTGCCGAGACCGGCGTCTGGACCGTCATCTTCAGCTGCGCCAAGGGATCGAGCTTCCCGCCCCATTTCCATCATGGCGCCGGGGAATATCTGCTGACCAAGGGCGTGATGGATTACCGCGCCGGGGTCGCCCATGCCGGCGACTATGGCTATGAGCCGCTCGGCGTCTATCACGAGCGCACCGAGTTCCACGAGGATTCGGAGCTGCTCTTCACCAATCACGGGCCGATCGCTTTCATCAACCCCGACCAGTCGATCGCCATGATCCTCGATTGGAAATATTTCGCCGACAAGGCCAGGGAGCAGACCCGGGCGGCCGCCTGA
- the cbiB gene encoding adenosylcobinamide-phosphate synthase CbiB, whose translation MFLGSPTLLPALLLALALDAGLGDPAWLWQRIPHPVALAGWAIDQLDRALNRDEAPDLHRRIAGVAALSILMAASFGIGLLIHALLNQISWGWLIEAALMATLLAQNSLYRHVEAVARALADGTLAEARDVVRHIVGRDPESLDRPAVARAAIESLAENFADGVLAPLFWGLLFGLPGMMAYKAANTADSMIGHRTQRHEAFGWASARFDDLLNLAPARLSGLLIALASFQSFGDSVRVMLKDAPRHRSPNAGWPEAAMAGALEIALAGPRTYYGGRVGDSHWVNEDGRRELGATDIRNALALYLRACLIEAALVALLWILVR comes from the coding sequence ATGTTTCTGGGGTCTCCCACCTTGCTGCCGGCGCTGCTGCTGGCCCTCGCCCTCGATGCCGGGCTGGGCGATCCCGCCTGGCTGTGGCAGCGCATCCCGCATCCCGTGGCGCTGGCCGGATGGGCGATCGACCAGCTCGACCGCGCGCTCAACCGCGACGAGGCGCCGGATCTGCACCGGCGCATCGCCGGCGTCGCGGCGCTCTCGATCCTCATGGCCGCCAGCTTCGGCATCGGGTTGCTGATCCATGCGCTGCTGAATCAAATCTCCTGGGGCTGGCTGATCGAGGCCGCCCTGATGGCGACCCTGCTCGCGCAGAACAGCCTCTATCGCCACGTCGAGGCGGTCGCCCGGGCGCTCGCCGACGGCACTCTGGCGGAAGCCCGCGACGTCGTGCGCCATATCGTCGGCCGCGATCCCGAGAGTCTCGACCGTCCCGCCGTGGCGCGGGCGGCGATCGAATCGCTGGCCGAGAATTTCGCCGATGGCGTGCTGGCGCCGCTGTTCTGGGGCCTGCTGTTCGGCCTGCCCGGCATGATGGCTTACAAAGCCGCCAATACCGCCGACAGCATGATCGGTCACCGCACCCAGCGGCATGAGGCCTTCGGCTGGGCCTCGGCACGCTTCGACGATCTGCTCAACCTGGCGCCCGCGCGGCTCTCCGGGCTGCTGATCGCGCTGGCCTCCTTCCAGAGCTTCGGCGATTCGGTCCGGGTCATGCTCAAGGACGCGCCGCGTCATCGCTCGCCCAATGCGGGCTGGCCGGAAGCGGCCATGGCCGGTGCGCTCGAGATCGCGCTGGCGGGCCCGCGCACCTATTACGGGGGCCGCGTCGGCGACAGCCATTGGGTCAATGAGGACGGGCGGCGCGAGCTCGGCGCAACCGACATCCGCAACGCGCTTGCGCTTTACCTGAGGGCGTGCCTGATCGAGGCGGCGCTGGTGGCGCTGCTCTGGATCCTGGTCCGATAG
- a CDS encoding lipoyl domain-containing protein, with product MVSVAIPPDMWAEDMEGVVSAWLFEEGDRVREGDLIAEVMVEKTSYDLTAPASGILRILVGQDVPFRRGAEVARIE from the coding sequence ATGGTGTCGGTGGCGATTCCGCCCGACATGTGGGCGGAAGACATGGAGGGCGTGGTCTCGGCCTGGCTGTTCGAGGAGGGCGACCGGGTGCGCGAAGGCGACCTGATCGCCGAGGTCATGGTTGAGAAGACTTCTTATGATCTGACGGCGCCAGCCTCGGGTATATTGCGCATCCTGGTCGGACAGGATGTGCCTTTCCGCCGTGGAGCCGAGGTCGCCCGGATCGAATGA